The genomic region TGAGCAGGGCGTCGTCCACGACTCGGTCGTCCAGCGCGGACAGGTCGTACGGGCAGACGATCGTGACGTCGCGGCCGGCGAATGCCAGGTTGATCAGTGCCTCGTGCTGGGCGCAGGCCGGGTACTCGAGCTCGCTGCGGCCGGCCCAGATCGGCTCTCCGATGATGCGGACGTGCGTGTCGGCGTGGTCGTCGGCGAATCGGCGCAGCACGGTGGGAATGATCCGCCCCGGGTTGCGGCCGGCCTGCTCCATGTTGATCAAGGTCACGTCCGCGGCGGCGTCGCCGAGTGCCTCGCGCAGCAGCCGGAGCCTCGACTCGGGCACTGCGACCGCCACCGGCTGGCCCAGGGCGAGCCCCTCGGTGATGAACTGCACGAGGCTGTCCGTGTACTCCTGGTCGGTGCGGTAGAACAGCGCCGGATGGACGAAACCAGTGGTCGGTCTGGTGGCAGTCGTGGTCATGCGGCCTCCACACGGACGCGGGGAAGGTGCAGCAGCTCCACCAACCGGGAGGCTCCCGGCCACGACGTCCGAAGTACGACGTCGACACCGCGGTCGGCGGCGTGCCTGGACAGGCGCACCAGACCGGCATGGTCGACAAAAGTCAGTCCGGTGCCGTCGAGGACCACCTGGTCGCTCGCGGCTTCCAGTTGTGCCCGCTCCAGCGCCAACGCGAACAGGTCGTCGCTCAGCACGTCGAGCTCACCGGTGAGCGCAGGGGCTCCGCCGGGGGCGGCGTGCAGGCGGAAGTCGACGACCGCGTTGGTGTTGGGATGCAGGCAGGCGAGCTGCGCGATCGCCGTGTCCGCCAGCTGGTTGCGGTCGTAGGCGCACAGCGCGGAGAACGGGCGATCGGCCATGTACCGGTCGATCAGGTACTCGTACCGGGCGAAGGCGTCCAGCTGCTCCGCGCTCAGCACCAGGCGGGTGGCCTCCGCGGCGACCCGCAGGCCGGCGAAACCGTCGGCCAGCGCCTGGTCGGTCGCGGCGGCGTAGGTCTCGACCTGGTCCTCGGGCCGGATCACGGATCCCACCGGATAGGTCGTGTCCAGCGATGCCACCCGGGCAGCGCCGGACCGTAACGCCCAATCCATCCCGTCGATGCCACGCAGCTCCT from Kribbella flavida DSM 17836 harbors:
- a CDS encoding MEDS domain-containing protein, which encodes MRASGLVDHVRGLGAHDHVCWQYDAPADFQERVREFLVDGLASGYRVWYTAPGDVSELTEELRGIDGMDWALRSGAARVASLDTTYPVGSVIRPEDQVETYAAATDQALADGFAGLRVAAEATRLVLSAEQLDAFARYEYLIDRYMADRPFSALCAYDRNQLADTAIAQLACLHPNTNAVVDFRLHAAPGGAPALTGELDVLSDDLFALALERAQLEAASDQVVLDGTGLTFVDHAGLVRLSRHAADRGVDVVLRTSWPGASRLVELLHLPRVRVEAA